GTAAGTTCATTTTATATGGCGAGGCAACCATGAGATAAGCCTCTGTAGACCAGTCTACAGAGGCCTTCTTATCTACTAATATCCAGATTCTAAAAACGTGACGCTAATAATCACAAATAATGCCTCAGCCATCCCTGCAAAGACGACCGAGATCAGACAGCCCCCAAAGAATGCTTATAGAATAAAGGCATCCCAAGCACAACGATACACCTCGCTGCGTTGCACTTTGACCCCATGGCTCAAAGTCTCCCAATTGGCGACCTCCATCAAATCGAGTGTTCGCAAACCAATCAGGCCGGGTAATGCCGTGGCCATCCGTGTCCGACGGCCCGTTAACGATTGGGCATAGGCTTGTCCATCTTGCAAATACGCTCTCGCCCGTTCTCGCCATTGCTGAGAAGCATGCAACAAATCTTCGGTATCCTCTGGGTTCACCTTGGGCAGGTAACACCTTCCAACGTTTAAATCGTTCGGCAGGTCTCTCAGAATATTGATCAACTGCAGGCCTTTGCCGTAATTCCTCCCCCACTCCATGAGCTGACCTGAATCAGCCGTAGAAAAAGAATCCAGGGTATGGCAGCCAATCTGTGTCCAGAACTCACCAACACATCCAGCCACCATATAGCAATATTCCTCTAACTCTTCTCCCCCTGAGAAGCGAAAGCCCGCTTGCAATTCAAACCGCTCAATATCAAGCCGCTGTCCTCTTAAAATGTGCCCCATCACAGTGAGAACCGCTTGCTTTACAGAATCCGATTCCATTCCGTGCAACCACGACATCACCGCTTGCATGTGCGACAGCAACACGTTTTCTCCTCGGTGCTGCTGCAATGGCATCACCTCTTTGGAGAGACGTTGATACCAGTCCTCGTCAGTCCCTCCTTGAACGAGCTCAGCCATTCGATTGAGCATGTCCAGGCGAAGCTCTGCAGGCAAGCTCTCCGTGTCTGCCAATGTGTCACTCGCCCGAGCCAAGAGATACCCCAGGCTCACTGGTTCGCGCATTGGCTTGGGAAGAATACGCATACTCAGGTAAAATGACCTCGATACGTCTTTAAGAATCTTTGTGTCTAATGCAGGCATGGAACAATCATTCGGTTCCGTTCATCGGATCGTCACCATAGCACTCCACAGAGTCGGGTCGAGGCACTTTCTCGCACGATCCAGCAGCGACCCCGCCTGCCCCGAACTCAGAAAAGCCATCATGGTTGACCCCGAGCCACTCATCATCGCGGCGTCTACCTCCGCTTGCTCAAGCAGCCAGACTTTCATCTCCGCAAGAAAACGAAACTTCTCAAACACCGGTAGCTCCAGATCATTGACAATCTCACCCCACGGCAATTGCTGGGGAGCATACCCAACACCGGGCAAGGGTGACGCCCCCTTCCAGCGATTATACGCGTCCGGCGTATCGACCCCAAAGGCAGGTTTCAACAGCAAGATCTTCTGCCCGCTCAGTTCCGGACGATCCACCGGAGTCACGATCTCACCGCGACCTCCAATCAAACACGCCTGTTGATAAATAAAAAAAGGAACATCGGAGCCAATCTCGGCCCCCATCTCAGCCAAGGCATCTGGCGCCAGGCCGGAACCTTCAAGCTCATTTAGAGCAAGCAGGGCTGTCGCAGCATCACTACTACCACCTCCTAGCCCAGCCCCGTGAGGCACTTCCTTTTCCAAGCTCACTTTCCACCGACACTCTTTACCGCTGCGATCCTGAAAAAGTCGGACGGCTTTTGTCACCAGATTCGTCTCATCGACGGGGACACCTGAGGTATCACAGCATAAGCTGTAATGCTCTGATGAAGTGAAAATCAGACGGTCAGCCAGATCCAAAGGCACCATGAGGCTTTCCAAGTCATGAAATCCGTCACTCCGCTTACCCAAAATTTTAAGGGAGAGGTTGACCTTGGCCGGAGCCAGCCAATGGAGTTCGTGATTGGGCATAGACCGAGTCTAATGCATTTTTACGGGCGATGGAACACAAACCACCTGCATGCCGGCTGATTGGGCAGCCATAATTCCAGGGGCCGCATCCTCAAGCACCAGACAGCGCTCAGGCGCAATTTCGAGTCGAGAGGCCGTTTCCAGAAAAACATCTGGTGCCGGCTTGCCGCATTTCACGTCGTTTGCCGTCACCACCTCATCGAAAAGGTCACTCAGGCCGGTGATTTGCAGCGTTTTTTCCACCACCATTCGAGTTCCTCCGGAGGCTACGGCCATGGGGAGTTTCCCTCGCAGGCTTTTGGCAAAGTCCACCACTTCTTCGTTGATCTCAACTTGATCGAGATTACTCAGAAAAGCGGCCCGTTTGTCGACACAAACGGCCTCGGCATCAAGATGCAACCCGCACTCACCATTGATTTCCTCAACGATATCTTTGGTAGGGCGTCCGCCCATGGCATAGAAAACATCTTCAGGAAACACATTTCCGGCATGATGTTTTGCCAAGGCGTCACACCATGCAGCAAAATGAACCGGCATTGAGTCAACCAACGTGCCATCGAGATCGAAAATCACGGCATCATAACCGTCCTCTGGAATGTCAAGGGATGCGAATTGCGTCATTGCGATTGCGATATGCCTCCTTCATCACCATCTTGCAACAGCATAAATGATTCATTTTTGCCGATCGGCAATCGGAGACTAAGAATGAACCACTTACACCTTATCTTTTTTGAGGTGAATCCCTATTGCAAGTAGGCTAACAAAATTAAAGAGTCACCTCTTCATCCGTATATTTGCCGCCGGCAACCCACTTGGTTTCGCCTGATTCATTGATAAAGCTTACATTCCCAACGATCGTGACACCGTCGGCAAAGCGAACCGGTCCTTGGACCGTCAATTTTCCAGCTTGAACAAGCGAGGGCATCCCCAGACCTTCCAAGCTATCGACCAACTTGTATTCGTCACTCAGATCAATCACGGGAGGTTTACCATCGCGTTCGGCGACCAGGGCAATACGGCCATCTTCTGTGCGTTCATAGGCGTCGGATCGCAGGGCAAAAAGATCGGATGTGGTTTTCACTGGAGCAAATCGAGATCGGGGCACGCAAATCGCACCGGATCCGGGGAACGATTCTATGGCTGCTCCCATGGCTGTTTCGAGTTGATACACCTGTGTCGACTGTTTGTCACGGGGATCCACCGTCTTGGTGTTTTTGATCATCGGCAATGGAAGCACGCCATTTTCTTTTTCAAGCAACTCTTTCAATACATCCAAACGAATCCAGAGGCTGTTGGTATTAAAGTATTGATGTTTCGAAACATCCTGGAATTGCTCCAAATCTTCCTCTGGGCATTGGGCCACTTCACGCAGCAAAAGCTGCTCATCACTTGAGCGAACAGCAAGATGTCCCCCTTTTTTATCCGCTTCCGTGCGCCGGGTAGCTTCCATCAAGAACGGTTTACCACTTTCCGCAAAGTAACGAAGCAAGTTGGCATCCAGAATGGCCCCCAAATTGTCTGAGTTCGATACAAATGCGTATTTCACCCCTCCGGCCAGTAGGGCATCAAGCCATCCACTTCCGGCCAACGCAGCGTAAAGATCACCATGTCCGGGTGGACACCATTCCAAAGAAGGGTTCTTTTCCCAATCGACCGGCAACATCGAATTTACATCAATTTTGGGAATCTGATTCTGCATCATTTCGACGCTTTCGGCGCCAGCGAGATCATTCTCCTGATATGCCTCCATGTGCTCCAAGGTATCCTCGGACGTACTAAAGCTGTTCATCAGCAAAAAGCGAACTTTGCCTCCCGTGGTTTCCCGTAAATGGAGGATCTGCTGCGCGATGATATCAAGAAACGTGGTATCATCCTTCACAGGAAGTAGGCTTTTAGCTTTTTGAAGCCCCATGCTGGTCCCAAGGCCACCATTCAGCTTAATAACCACCGTCTGCTTTAACAGCTCGGGATCAAAAGCCTCACCGTCAACCGAGACATCCTCGAGCAAGGGCAAACTTTCACAAGGGCGAATGCTGTCCTCGGAAATCAAGCCACTTTCATTCAGGCAAAGTAGTTGATAGTTGCGTTCAAAGGCACGGATGGCAGCTTCACTCACAGAGGCAGCTTCCATCTTCTCTCTAAATGGGGAAAAATCACTCATAAGACAAAAATTGATGAAACGACGGGGCGGATCGCGGAGCAGGCAATAACCTGCCCCCCTGCGGATTACAACCATAATCAGGTAACGGCTGCGGTCACACTGTGGGATGAAGCAATCTTCCGGAAACCCCTCCCTTTGCCCCGCCCCTCCAGCCGAAGAAATATTTCACAGTTTCGTATTTTCAAACCGCACATCTCGATTACCCTATCCCGCGTGAGCTACCAGGTCTTTGCCAGAAAATACCGTCCAAAAACATTCAATGATGTACTTGGACAGGATCATGTCATCTCAACCTTGCGCAATGCCATTGAGCGAAATCGGCTCGCCCATGCATGGCTCTTTGTCGGCCCGCGCGGAACCGGCAAAACGACCACCGCCCGGATTCTCGCCAAAGCCCTCAACTGCCCGGAAGGCCCCAGCGCTGATTTCGACCCGGAATCTCCACTCTGCCGGGAAATTGCGGAAGGCACATCCCTCGACGTCATGGAAATCGACGGAGCTTCAAACAATGGAGTCGACAACGTTCGCGACCTCAGGGAAAATGTCCAGTTCACTCCAGCCCAGGGGAAATTTAAAATCTATTACATCGATGAGGTTCACATGCTTTCCACCGCGGCCTTCAACGCCCTGCTGAAAACGCTCGAAGAACCACCGGAGCACGTCAAATTCATTTTTGCTACCACCGAACCGAATAAAATCCTGCCCACCATCATTTCCCGTTGCCAACGCTTCGATCTTCGACCTATCCCGACCCCCA
This genomic stretch from Oceaniferula marina harbors:
- a CDS encoding UTP--glucose-1-phosphate uridylyltransferase, with the translated sequence MSDFSPFREKMEAASVSEAAIRAFERNYQLLCLNESGLISEDSIRPCESLPLLEDVSVDGEAFDPELLKQTVVIKLNGGLGTSMGLQKAKSLLPVKDDTTFLDIIAQQILHLRETTGGKVRFLLMNSFSTSEDTLEHMEAYQENDLAGAESVEMMQNQIPKIDVNSMLPVDWEKNPSLEWCPPGHGDLYAALAGSGWLDALLAGGVKYAFVSNSDNLGAILDANLLRYFAESGKPFLMEATRRTEADKKGGHLAVRSSDEQLLLREVAQCPEEDLEQFQDVSKHQYFNTNSLWIRLDVLKELLEKENGVLPLPMIKNTKTVDPRDKQSTQVYQLETAMGAAIESFPGSGAICVPRSRFAPVKTTSDLFALRSDAYERTEDGRIALVAERDGKPPVIDLSDEYKLVDSLEGLGMPSLVQAGKLTVQGPVRFADGVTIVGNVSFINESGETKWVAGGKYTDEEVTL
- a CDS encoding phytoene/squalene synthase family protein; amino-acid sequence: MPALDTKILKDVSRSFYLSMRILPKPMREPVSLGYLLARASDTLADTESLPAELRLDMLNRMAELVQGGTDEDWYQRLSKEVMPLQQHRGENVLLSHMQAVMSWLHGMESDSVKQAVLTVMGHILRGQRLDIERFELQAGFRFSGGEELEEYCYMVAGCVGEFWTQIGCHTLDSFSTADSGQLMEWGRNYGKGLQLINILRDLPNDLNVGRCYLPKVNPEDTEDLLHASQQWRERARAYLQDGQAYAQSLTGRRTRMATALPGLIGLRTLDLMEVANWETLSHGVKVQRSEVYRCAWDAFIL
- the ispE gene encoding 4-(cytidine 5'-diphospho)-2-C-methyl-D-erythritol kinase, translating into MPNHELHWLAPAKVNLSLKILGKRSDGFHDLESLMVPLDLADRLIFTSSEHYSLCCDTSGVPVDETNLVTKAVRLFQDRSGKECRWKVSLEKEVPHGAGLGGGSSDAATALLALNELEGSGLAPDALAEMGAEIGSDVPFFIYQQACLIGGRGEIVTPVDRPELSGQKILLLKPAFGVDTPDAYNRWKGASPLPGVGYAPQQLPWGEIVNDLELPVFEKFRFLAEMKVWLLEQAEVDAAMMSGSGSTMMAFLSSGQAGSLLDRARKCLDPTLWSAMVTIR
- a CDS encoding HAD family hydrolase, producing the protein MTQFASLDIPEDGYDAVIFDLDGTLVDSMPVHFAAWCDALAKHHAGNVFPEDVFYAMGGRPTKDIVEEINGECGLHLDAEAVCVDKRAAFLSNLDQVEINEEVVDFAKSLRGKLPMAVASGGTRMVVEKTLQITGLSDLFDEVVTANDVKCGKPAPDVFLETASRLEIAPERCLVLEDAAPGIMAAQSAGMQVVCVPSPVKMH